A stretch of the Bos indicus isolate NIAB-ARS_2022 breed Sahiwal x Tharparkar chromosome 13, NIAB-ARS_B.indTharparkar_mat_pri_1.0, whole genome shotgun sequence genome encodes the following:
- the NNAT gene encoding neuronatin isoform X1, producing the protein MAAVAAASAELLIIGWYIFRVLLQVFLECCIYWVGFAFRNPPGTQPIARSEVFRYSLQKLAYTVSRTGRHVLGERRQRAPN; encoded by the exons ATGGCGGCAGTGGCGGCAGCGTCGGCTGAATTGCTCATCATCGGCTGGTACATTTTCCGCGTGCTGCTGCAG GTGTTCCTGGAATGCTGCATTTACTGGGTAGGATTCGCTTTTCGAAATCCTCCAGGGACACAGCCCATTGCGAGAAGTGAG GTGTTCAGGTACTCCCTGCAGAAGCTGGCATACACGGTGTCGAGAACCGGACGGCACGTGCTGGGAGAGCGCCGCCAGCGGGCCCCCAACTGa
- the NNAT gene encoding neuronatin isoform X2, which yields MAAVAAASAELLIIGWYIFRVLLQVFRYSLQKLAYTVSRTGRHVLGERRQRAPN from the exons ATGGCGGCAGTGGCGGCAGCGTCGGCTGAATTGCTCATCATCGGCTGGTACATTTTCCGCGTGCTGCTGCAG GTGTTCAGGTACTCCCTGCAGAAGCTGGCATACACGGTGTCGAGAACCGGACGGCACGTGCTGGGAGAGCGCCGCCAGCGGGCCCCCAACTGa
- the BLCAP gene encoding apoptosis inducing factor BLCAP — MYCLQWLLPVLLIPKPLNPALWFSHSMFMGFYLLSFLLERKPCTICALVFLAALFLICYSCWGNCFLYHCSDSPLPESAHDPGVVGT, encoded by the coding sequence ATGTATTGCCTCCAGTGGCTGCTGCCCGTCCTCCTCATCCCCAAGCCCCTCAACCCCGCCCTGTGGTTCAGCCACTCCATGTTCATGGGCTTCTACCTGCTCAGCTTCCTCCTGGAGCGGAAGCCTTGCACAATTTGTGCCTTGGTTTTCCTGGCAGCCTTGTTCCTCATCTGCTATAGCTGCTGGGGAAACTGTTTCCTGTACCACTGCTCCGATTCCCCGCTTCCAGAATCGGCGCACGACCCCGGCGTCGTGGGCACCTAA